The nucleotide sequence GCACCCAAATACACGGAGCGAATGCAGCATTCCGGTTGACATTTTCATAAATACGTTGCACACTTCTCTTTGTGTTTTGCATGTCGGACGCTCACACAAGAATTACGTTTTTCACATCGGTCGCCATGTATGTGGTCACCCGAAAACTGGCGTGACCGGATGGACCTAACCTGAGGCTAATCTTTGATTGGCCACTTGTGCACAATACTACTTTCGTGAAAAAGAGACCCCACAACAGCCGCCCACAACCAGCAACAACAACCATGCTCATCAAGCCGTCAGCAAGTGGAGAATCGACTGCGCAAGCGCCATCTGTTGCAAGCACACCGAATGTTCCTCGGCGCCTCCACGGTAGTATACAAGCTGGGCGCACGagcatgaggggggggggggatatgtttattacaaaaaagaaaggaaaggtcagccagacggaggtcggcttgctattccaaagaacaaaggaaaggggaagaacagaaaaggaggaggaaaaggggaagaacagaaaaggagaaaacggggagaaaagaaatgaaaagaaacggAGAAGgcaaagaagaagagaaaggaaaaaggaagaacacaaggCTAAAACTGATGAGGTATTAAGAAAGCTAGCACCAGTGTGCGACACCGTGATTGACAGTTTTCACACAATCACGCAAACAAAATGTGCGTTCCATTCTtatcccatttttttctttatcacatcatcatcgccatccaTTCTTGCCTCTGTGATTTTACATGCTCAACGCCAGTAGCATAAGCAGAGACTTTCCCAACCCAAAACTGTAAGCCAGAAAGCCCAAAGAGCAGGCGGACACATCACCACTTCTATGGCGTTCTAGCACCCCCAGAGATGATAATACTGCGCAAATACTTGGCTTTATAAGGCCACAATGATCCTATAAAACATATCGTATTCTTCCTATAAGCCTACTAAGTAGGCCAGTGAGATGTACCATGTGAAGTAATTCGCACCacgagtcataattatcgcacaaattgaatttaaagtatgcCGCAAGAAGCAagcgtgcgcaacggtggtggaggGCAGTATCTGCCTGCGATCGTGATGACGCTACGGGGTCCACgttcgctgattggttcagagaaatgtctactcttagctgtcgtctgctatactcgAATGTTCGAGACTCTGAAAAAGCACTGCTCCTGTCTCAGTCTGATCccgccgctccttctatccccaattctcctggggaactggcaaaactggtttacggcggcaaagggtgagggcgctgacccccactgaccagggAACCAGAACGCGTGGAccttgtaacgtcatcggtgatgtggtaccatgcttctcctcctcgttatactcGGAGTGGCGAGTTGAGTGTGAACGCGTGGAGCTATGTTTacgggagtttttttttttttttttttctgggaaacaaattgcacacatcaaaacctttcatgTTATTCGGTAaactgacacacacactttcatcaaacGTCGTAatctgattcttttttttttatgacccTTACTCTTTTCCAGACGAAGGGTTTGGAAAATCACCAACTGGGCGTAAAAAGGGGACACAAAAACAGTCACGGCGCGCCAACTTTACAAGTGATAGGCTCATTCCTTCTCAAACTCTCAGATGTTTGATTGTTGCGAAGATGGGAACAATAAACTTTTAAACTTGTCCTTATCATTCCTCCACAACATTGGACAGGCCCGGGAACAGGTAGTCCTAGTCGGGATTTTGGCCAACCCAGTAAAAACCAAAGTCAACCAGGCCGTGAAGACAATAGGCATAAGCCATGTGGCCTATCACGTGCCTTATGTTTCTGATCGCTTGCATCATACATTGTTTTGTAGAGTTCCTAGAAGGAGCGTTCCAAGAAATGCAATTCATGTACGCTTATCGCCGGCAGACGACAATCAAAGGAACGCGCGACACTCTTATCTTGATCACACACATTAGTGCAATTGCACTCGGCAATAACGGTTGATAGCACATATGTATATACACCCTGGTCGTCCCGTCTTTCCTGCACTCCGAACCACATAACCGGCGCAGTTGTTGCGGAAGGTTCTCCTCCGTCTCCGGTATGATCACTCAGGAGATCCTTGAAGACTACCACCGTGACGGTGCCGTATGCCTTCGTGGTGTCTTTGAGCCACGGTGGGTGGAAGCGGCACGAAAGGGTATTGAGCAGACTATGGAAAACCCTGGCCCCCATTCCGAAAGACTCCAAGGTTCTTCTGGGTCTGCTTACTTCAACGACTACTGCAACTGGAGGCAGGTACCGGAATTTGTGGATTATGTGTACAAGTCCCCGGCGGCAGAACTTGTCGGACAGTTGATGCAGTCGAAGGTAAGTGTTGCGATAGTGAACGTGACGCGCATTATGTTGACTTTTTTTACACACGAGAACAAAAGAAGTGTAATCATGCTGGAATTGTTTAGAGGAACTTTGGAAGACACCTGGGACTCTCATTTGGATTATCTTGCCATTTTTAAAAGAGCCTTTCATTTTTTACTGAATACAGATTCATATAATAGATAATCCTATAGCCATTTAATAAATTAAGAAACGTTTACGCTTAATAAGGTAGATAAGGACAATAATCTTAGCCATTTACGCCTCGAAGGAAACATGGCATTGTCCCATagcaacaaaagtacatttctTTTGCTGGTTCAGGTTCACGTTCAGGTAGAGTTAATCTCTTTTGAAACAGGGCAGGTATTATCCTAAATGGAGAATACCACAAGCGAAGTTCCACCTAAATAATGCATCTCTTAGAGGGCGCTCCGCTCTTTCGTCTGCAGCTACGTGCTCGGCCAAACTTTCGCGGCTTTTTCGTTAGCTCTTCTGACTAGATAACCACTTCATACTGTGCCATATGACTTGTGCTGAGCGCAGAGCCCAATTTGGGACCCCCTGCACAATATTGCAGCTACTTTCCACCTTCGTGACCTCCCGAGCCTGAAATTTGTTTTACGACACTGCAAATACGGTTTCCAAACTTCCCATAAACTTTCGTGTGTTCCCACAAGGACCACAAttccttcgttttttttccttcttcttcttttttaaggCTGCAGTCTTTCTGTACGTAACCTTCCATGTATGCTTCCACTTCCCTATGAGACGCAAGCTTTGTTTCGTAAATAatagacctatccctgtttacaaacaaatgccgtcagatggtacaaccgCGCCGCCATCTTGGTAGagtggaactactatagcaaaatCAATAAGCCACcagaaagccacgtttaaatgtggcttcCCATATTGTAAGATTTTTTGCCATTCTTTTCGTATTATTAGTTGTATAGCATtgctctgtttcggtttcactatgtctaccagcatcatgattacgtcacggtgacgtttcttcggcaGAGGTCTATAGTACCATGATAAAATATCAATCGCTGCACCGAACGTAATCATCCGATTCCAGTAAAGTACTCAGAGACATAGCAAAGTTCATAATGCAATATACTCTGACTGCTTAacttagttctttttttttttttttttcaattgattCCATGTCTCTGTTCGTCGCGTGCGCTCTCTTCAGTGGGCCGCCTTCTACCACGAACACGTGCTGGTAAAAGACCCTGGAACTTCCCGGGAGACTCCATGGCACCACGACCAAGCATATTACCCCATTGATGGCTTCAAGGTGAGTCGGCCAAGTGAAATGCAAAAACGCGTCTGTCACAAAGCAGGTGAAATGGCGCGCAATCGCTTCTTTATTAAAAAATATCACACAACGTGGTCACATTTGAAATGACACATGAATGAAAATGTTAGCCAATGGTAGTTCCTTgaccacacactcttaaaaccgCTGGTGGTGGTACATGGTGACGGAACTGCTTGTCGTAGTCGGCCATTCATagaggggtggtggtggtgaaaaggctcgccgttgtgggCGCCaccgaggtgggcaacgtcacgactgcgtcccgggccgacttctaagggaactgtgccgacttatgtctgaaagcgtctgaggaaaacccaggaaaaaccccagacagcacagcctgcaccGGGGGATTCGAGAGAGGTGGTGGTATGGTCGTGGTGATGGTGCCACAGTTGGCCATTCATGGAGAAGGTTTCGCTTATTCTTGGGCATTATTTTAGTTAAGTATTTCCATTGTCGAAAgcgagaacaacaacaacaacaacatctaaattaatgatgatgaatggggaaattcaccACTGAGGTGCGGGGCGGCTCACTGCCCCAAGGCACATATGACTACATGAACAACATGGCATGCGGAAGCCCTATTTACCGTGTACAGGGACAGCGTCATTATACGCCTGGTTTGAGGATTGAGCGGGCCCTTGTTGCGAAAGTTACCATTAATGcaaggtgtcacaaaaagtcgtacgGCCCCCATTTTCGAGAAATCAAGCGGGAGAGAACGTTATCATTGTGAATTATCCATGGCGTTTTATCAGCAGCAAAACGCACACACTTCAaaaagatggtggtggtggtggtggtggttgtgaaagggctcgccgttgtcggcttcacagaggtgggcaacgtcacaactgacgccctggggtaatgtgtgtgcgtcctgggccgacttctaagggaactgtgccgacctatgtctgaaagcgtctgaggaaaacccaggaaaaatcccagacaacgcagccggcaccgggattggAACCCGGCTACCTcctaccgcatagcacgctcctatatagccaaccatcatctccaatgatatcattatctgccctgatttgtgaagaacgggaggcgtacgccttttttgtgacacttatgttagTTGTCAcaggaaaggcgtacgcctcccgatttcaacaaatcgcggcatacaacgatatcattggagattatggttggctatgagcgtgctatgcggtgaagttcatttctaagagttcccggcacagttcccctagaagtcggcccaggacgcacatttccccagggcgtcagtcgtgacgttgcccacatacgtgaggacgacaacggcaagccctttcaccatcaccaccaccaccatcattacTAAGAGTGCGTACAAGAAGACGAGGAAACACACAACGGGGGCGCCCAACGCACAAAAATGAAGgaataaaaacaacaactttattgtaaggtgatgaatggggagtttcatcgtcagagGTGACAACGAATAAATAAATGCTCGAGTACGAGAACTATACGTATAATATCAACCATGCGGATGAATATTTCTCGCAAGACAGAGATTTGAACCACAGAAACAGAGGACTGAGCGTATATCGAATCTGCAGGTATGTTCCATCTGGATGCCCGTCGACCCAGTTGGGGAGGAAACAAGCATCCAGTTTGTGGCGGGATCACATCGCTGGGGGAAATGGTTCTACCCGAGGAAGTTCGCCACATTGAAGAACTATGCGCTAGGCGACAATCGTCTCGATCACGAGTACGAAGACGTTCCCGTCGAAGAAATCGACGGTGGAAAACACCGTATACTCAAGTGGGCTGTTCAGGTAATAAACATTAGCTTAGAAATAAAGGTACACATATCGTTAAAGTGGGATTCCGCTACAAAGTtgccacaaaggttgtggttcgcgcagtgcgcagaaccttCACGCTATTCATTGCTTACGCCtacgcctttgcgtacgcaaggaatagcgtggtgTTTCTTCGCGCTgcacgaagctctctttatgttttgcgttTGCGCAGGACCACGAACGCTACCCCATACGTACGCAATAacaatagcgtacgatgtactaaaactctataTTAAAATGTTTGGAGCGACATAACCCGTGTGTGCCATGTTGCGAGGCATTTATAAACTcgaatttgtaaaaaaaaatgtagggtAAGGTGGCCTATGTTAAAGACAGTTGGgctattttgttaatagcagtcagaataatcgcctaaattgGACCATAATTTgttaactgaatccccaaaccttcgagaaatgatccacaaattactgtggtgccaaaccagatatttatttcgtacgagcGAAAAGGGACAGGCtgcatattttcatcaacttaccccatcctatgggtaagttgaggacatcaaaACATTAATGTCaggtttaaattttgtcttttggTTGGGTCAGCCGAAAGGTCAGCCACGAGTAGTGCACACGGAAACACAGGGCAtgacacagcatcataacggCGAGGTCATCTTTTATTGGCCGTGCAGCAGAAGTGAGCCAATTGGAAGTCAGTGCTCGCGAAAGTCATATAGATGGGACAAAGAAAGGCCCCTCTTACCccgaccacatctgcaaaacagcgtctcacgtctttctaaaaagccacgtgcagaacgtcaacacgttacttcaaagcccagaTAACTACAGTGttcaccctggtgtcacagacgagaaaaaattATTGCTtagaaaatgccacgcgaaaaacccaaactgtcctcCAACTTACCACCGTCTTCAAGTAGCTCCACTTTACCCTATAAGTTGCCGTGCGCTAGATGGAGGAGAACGTACTCGTATTCAGTCCAAAACTCGGTATCTAGAAGTGAATGAAGCTCTTTCACACTCTGGTCGTATTCTAGCGGAGGTCCATAAAAGCGCTTGGCGTGCACCAACCCACAAACAGCCGACGCCATCTATTGAACATGCAGGGAATTCTCTCCGGCGCCGTCAGGGTCGcggagcatgcgcagaagcgttgtgaGAAAGGTCAATTTGAGTGTTGCGCTTACAGTACAGCGTGATCTGTGTATGCTTGAAGCGGAAACCTCTGGTTGAGAGCAGGGTACCAGTATTTCgagcagagactgttcttcttctgggtgtCAGTCGATCCCTCTTCGAAACCGGCGTCTCCTAACTGAGTCTTCTGCTTCATTTCTGCGCGACTTTCACCTTGGTCATTGGATTCTCCACGTGTTAGTGTTTCTTGTGTGGTGATGTCCCCAagaacaacatatatattgtgatgatgaagtggggaggttttccagtctaggagtggaacgctaccccatagctaggggtctgatatgagtggtgacaatgatgagtaatgacgatgagagatgacgggaatgatcgaagtggcgatggcgatgctgaacgtgatcgtgatggtgggtcATGTCCCCAGTTTACGCCATGAGTCAGCAGTCCTATTAGGTGTGTCCCAGTTGAAATTTTTATAACTATACATACAgagtgggtgcagataaagtagccccacattttcgcacatagcgaGTTCCCTGCAAATAGTACCAACTGCGGGCGGCGCATTTATGCGATGAAAatcgggagaaaaaaaaatcgtggtaaccaaactctgcgcaataaaatctttagcaacgcgaacttcgctccgtgtatttccGATGGGACATGgcagtgtagcacagttgcatcgccctaCCGCTTGGGGTGCCACCcacgcagaaacaaaacaagatCTGGTACGCCTAGCGGTAGCTAAACACAACTGTGCCCTGACCGCGATATTTACTTCTGCGTAGGAAAATCgggatgcacggagagcaaAGTTTGCATGGATAAATTTTTTTCGTACGTGGATTTTGGTTACTacgattttttgttttgttttgatcGGATTCATGCGTCGTCCCGCATCACCGGAAGTTCATGCGACGAGCAGGGAACGCCATACGTGCATAAATATgaggctactttatctgcacccaccctgatTTTCGTCCTCTTCACCATGCAACATTCGCAATTTTCCAGCCTGGCGACTGCATCGTGTTTCACATGCGTACTCTTCATGGCGCTCCGGGCAACGTCTCTCAATCTGTTTCCAGGAGAGTACTGTCTACCAGATGGCTCGGTAAGAAAACTGCTCACCTACACCTTAGAGGGTATACCAACATTTTGGTATACGTACCACCGTTGTGGCTCCCTAAGAATAACGGCTCTTTCGAATGTAGACGGAGGTTATGGCCACCCTTTGGGCTTTTGTGTAACGCGAAGTCTTCGACCCGGAATATTTCTTCTTGACTTAACATGCGGTTCCGATGGGGCCTTTACATTTAACATATAGTGCATACATGGAAGTCAATCACAATAGACCTCAAccggtttgtaaacaaatgacgtcataatgtccgacagcgccacgagtttggtagagttgaactgcgttcaaagctagtggcgaacaaggtcgcgcccgaaagccacggtcttgaggggattacgatggtctctgaaaaggacgcgaccttcggtcctacttttatttcaataggaggcagggaacaagtgcccattcatggaacccagctctcctcttccgatctgttttggtttcggtgtgtctaccaacgtcatgatgacgtttctcgggtagaggtttattgattAAAGTAACTATGGCGACTTTCAAAGAGacggttttctctctctctctctctcagtttCTCAATGGATGTCATATCTTTGCAGAGGGTCCACTTCCGATCAAAGCCGTACCTTCCCATAGTCACTGTTGTTTGACCTAACTTGCAACGTACACACTTTTCTGTGCATGAGTCAGTATGTCACTCCCAATCATTTTCAGGTGACGACGCCGTGATGGCGAAACGGGCATGGGACGTCTCGCCACCAACGATGGGAGGCCTCCAGCCAGGGGACGCAGCGGTGTCTGAAGAGTTCCCGATTATTTGGAGGAGGAAAGAGTAACAACGATATGCACTCTGTGGAAAAGGCGCTGTGCTGTTGTAGGGTAAATTAAATCTCCAGGAAATATACGAGTTATCACAGCTTGTACGATGTAGGCTTCCGTGCTTGCGACGTCCTGAGATTGGAAAAAATCGGATGAACATATCAAAATCACGGGCACAGCTGACTTTATTCTATACGTGATAATTGCTGTATAGGATTCACTTTTTAACGTTAACTTGCCACAGTTAAACATGATTTCAAGTAATCTCGGTGCATATTTCATGTGTGGGTGGTGTGTTGTTCTGCCGTTAGCCGCGCCGCATGCTCAGCACTACATAGAACGATCCGCAGCTACGTCAAAAGACACGCAGTGGATGCTTATCACCTAAAGCAGAGAACTAGCATTATGTGTCGGGGTTGCGCAGACACCCAT is from Ornithodoros turicata isolate Travis chromosome 8, ASM3712646v1, whole genome shotgun sequence and encodes:
- the LOC135365979 gene encoding uncharacterized protein LOC135365979, producing MITQEILEDYHRDGAVCLRGVFEPRWVEAARKGIEQTMENPGPHSERLQGSSGSAYFNDYCNWRQVPEFVDYVYKSPAAELVGQLMQSKWAAFYHEHVLVKDPGTSRETPWHHDQAYYPIDGFKVCSIWMPVDPVGEETSIQFVAGSHRWGKWFYPRKFATLKNYALGDNRLDHEYEDVPVEEIDGGKHRILKWAVQPGDCIVFHMRTLHGAPGNVSQSVSRRVLSTRWLGDDAVMAKRAWDVSPPTMGGLQPGDAAVSEEFPIIWRRKE